From a region of the Impatiens glandulifera chromosome 4, dImpGla2.1, whole genome shotgun sequence genome:
- the LOC124935262 gene encoding uncharacterized protein LOC124935262, translating to MAESVAKTSQISLKILYDKNSKKVLFAEADKEAIDFLFYMMSLPLTTVTRLLSKSEIGMVGCLNNLRESVSNMDQIYFLEGENKDLLLNPLHSFSVQAPLLLPVPDNTNLTNYKIYKCPNHRIFSIGYMTKCTRCNINMCVNYGEQIAVPDGESSGFVKGLLKYSVMDNLVVKPISPISSICLLKDINVKDLVNVHEVVVVLGLNEGLKILKASLEGESVITSVFLDKLV from the exons ATGGCGGAGAGTGTTGCTAAAACTAGCCAAATAAGTTTGAAGATTCTTTATGATAAAAATAGTAAGAAAGTATTGTTTGCAGAAGCAGACAAAGAGGCAAttgattttctattttatatgaTGTCTCTACCATTAACCACAGTCACAAGGCTCCTCTCCAAATCCGAGATAGGAATGGTCGGATGTTTGAATAACCTCCGTGAAAGTGTTTCGAATATGGATCAAATCTACTTCCTTGAAGGCGAGAACAAGGACTTGCTCTTAAATCCATTGCACTCTTTCTCAGTACAG GCACCTTTGTTGCTGCCCGTGCCGGATAATACAAACCTTACCAACTATAAGATCTACAAATGCCCAAATCACAGAATATTTAGTATTGGCTATATGACAAAATGTACACGATGCAATATTAACATGTGTGTGAATTATGGGGAACAAATTGCAGTACCGGATGGTGAAAGCAGTGGTTTTGTGAAAGGTTTGTTGAAATATAGTGTGATGGATAATTTGGTGGTCAAACCAATTTCACCCATTTCTAGCATTTGCTTGTTGAAAGATATCAATGTTAAGGATCTTGTTAATGTTCATGAAGTAGTGGTTGTTTTGGGCTTGAATGAG gGTCTTAAGATATTGAAGGCATCACTGGAAGGGGAATCAGTGATTACAAGTGTATTCCTTGACAAATTggtttaa